The following nucleotide sequence is from Streptomyces leeuwenhoekii.
GGTGACTCCGGCGATCTGGAGCAACCGTCGCCTGCTGACGTTCGAGGACATGGTGCGCCTTTCGGTTCGGTGGTTCGGCCGAGGAGGACGGACCGGCCGGCGGCCTTACGTACGGCTCGCCGGCCCGGTACGCGCTGGGAAGAAGGCACGGCGCCGGGCGGCCCGCGTGCGGCGGACCCGCCGCCGTGCCGGCTCGGGTCACCCTTTCGTCTGTGGCGAGTTCCCTCAGGTCCGGGTCCAGCGTTGGTTGCTGCCGTTCGAGCAGGAGTAGAGCTGGATCAGGGTGCCGTTGGCGGTGCCGCCCGCGACGGCGTCGAGGCAGCGGCCGGACTGGACGCCGACGATGGACCCGTCGGAGTTGAGACGCCACTTCTGGTTGTCGCCGCCCCAGCAGCTGTAGATCTGGACCTTGGTGCCGTTGCCGGTGCCGGCGGCGTCCAGGCACTTGTTGCCGTAGACCCTGAGCTCGCCGGCGGCGGTGTACGTCCACTGCTGGTTGATGCCGTTGTTGCAGTCCCACAGCTGGAGCTGGGTGCCGTCGGCGGTACTGGTGCCGGGCACGTCCAGGCAGCGGCCCGAACCGACGCCCTTGACGGGTCCGGAGTCCGAAGGCGGCGTGGTGGAACCGCCGTTGAGTGCGTCGAGGACGGCGGTGTAGGCGGGCTTCTTGCTGCCGTCGCCGTTGAACAGGAGCGGCGTGTCCTGTGATCGCCAGGAGTCGGTGTCGCGCACGCCCCAGACGGTGATGCCGAGGCAGCGCGGGACGGCCAGGCAGTCGTTGGTCACGTTGGCGTAGGTCTGGGCCGAGGCGCCCTGGATGTCGAGTTCGGTGATCGCCACGTCGACACCGAGGGCGGCGAAGTTCTGCAGGGTGGTGCGGAAGTTGCTGTGGTAAGGGCTGCCGCTGTTGAAGTGCGACTGGAAGCCGACGCAGTCGAT
It contains:
- a CDS encoding endo-1,4-beta-xylanase gives rise to the protein MGSYALPPPAVRWKLRGALTALVVGVVGVVGALVAPPAAHAAESTLGAAAAQSGRYFGTAIASGRLGDQAYTTIAGREFNSVTAENEMKIDATEPQRGQFNFTAADRVYNWAVQNGKQVRGHTLAWHSQQPGWMQSLSGSALRQAMIDHINGVMAHYKGKIAQWDVVNEAFADGSTGARRDSNLQRTGNDWIEVAFRTARAADPAAKLCYNDYNVENWTWAKTQAMYAMVRDFKQRGVPIDCVGFQSHFNSGSPYHSNFRTTLQNFAALGVDVAITELDIQGASAQTYANVTNDCLAVPRCLGITVWGVRDTDSWRSQDTPLLFNGDGSKKPAYTAVLDALNGGSTTPPSDSGPVKGVGSGRCLDVPGTSTADGTQLQLWDCNNGINQQWTYTAAGELRVYGNKCLDAAGTGNGTKVQIYSCWGGDNQKWRLNSDGSIVGVQSGRCLDAVAGGTANGTLIQLYSCSNGSNQRWTRT